The genomic window GTTAATAATCCTCACACCTTTTTTCATGTttgcaaaagtttcatcatCGAAAAGCTTTGCTGTTGATGGTGTAAGTGGCATATGCAGTGATATGAAGTCTGCAGTGGAGATGGCCTCATCAAACGATACAAGGTCTACACCAATTGCCCGGGCTCTATCAACAGGAGCATAGGGATCATGAGAAATGATATCCATTCCAAGTCCTTTCGCGCGTCGTGCTACTTCTGAGCCAACCTTCCCAAAGCCCATAATAGCTAGCGTCTTTCCCACCAAAGAAACACCAACATATTTGTTACGTTGCCATTTGCCTGAGTATGTGCATAGAACCAAAGAGAAACATGATTCTGCATTAGTACATGTGTAGTATGTAGTGTCAAAACAATGTTTCAAAACTGTTGCTTAAGCATTTTATATCCATTAACTGTTACTGTTGCACACTTGTAATGTTGATAGGTAGAGATGTCCTGAAGTTTGAACCCAACAATGTGTGCCTCACTGCCTCTTGCTAACATTTACTAGGAGTTATATAATCAAGCCTGAATTTCAAATTTACTAATGGAACATGATGTTACTAAACTCTAGCCAcgataataaataaaatggcaGCAGTTACATATTCCACACAGAGTAAAATGACAAAAGGTACTGCTAGGTAACTCATTACGGACCAGATCACTGATTGAAGTATTTGTTGAAACATTACCTACTAGAGAACATATTTCCACATAGGAAGTTATATTGATCTTACCCAAATAAAGAGGAGAACAGAGCACATTTGCACAACATAGGTCCAGGACACGCTATCGTATACTCCTAGTCTCCTACACTGCTGTTCGTATTTTAGGACCACAAAACTCGTAATTACTGCTGCATAATATCAGCAAACAAGTAAATCACCAGCTCCAATTAACTGATATCCTTACTAATTACTACAGTACAAATCAATTGATCTAGTACTTGCCATACAACAATCATTCACACGTACACACCTGGGGTTCAATAACTTCAATCCCCGGCATGGCATTGAGTGAGAGCGTTCTTTggggaaacaaaaaaaagaaaagtggaGTATGGACTACATTGTTTGTCAAGCAAACACAAGAATGTATGTGTGGTGGTGTAGTACTACAGTTGTAAGGCAAAACTACAGTTATAACTCGATCATGCCATTGGTGCCACCGATACTAAAACATGGCAAGTTGTGGCCTGCACATCATACCAGCATCACTTGCAACCTAACCATCAGAACAAAGCAATTTATATGCATCCATCGAAACAAAGATGCAGTTAAGCCTCCATGCAAGGTGAATCTCTTAGAATAACAACACGGACAAACGTATCAGTCACTGTTATGCAAACACGCAAAAGCTTTGGGCGTCATTTGTATTAGAAATGGATAGTCATTCACTGTAACCCACCAGTGTTCATCGATCAGAAAATACACTAGAATTTTGCGATAGCATTTTGCTGCAATATCTCTCTCCTAGTATTCTAGACAACTCGATGATAAGAATAACATGGTATAATGTGGTGACCTTAATTGTTTGGAGAAACGAGGGCGTACCGGCCTTGAGGGAGGCGTCGGCCTGGGCGACATTgcgcgccatggcggcgaggagggcgatggcgtgctcggcggcggcgacggtgttgGCGGTGGGGGCGTTGACGACGAGGCACCCGGCCTCGGTGGCGGCCTGGAGGTCGACGTTGTCGATGCCGACCccggcgcggccgacgacgcggaggcggccgcgcgcggcctCGAACACCTCCCGCGTCACCCGCGTGGCGCTGCGCACCACGAGCGCGTCCACGAGCGACACCTTGGCGCGGAGCTCCTCCGCCGTGAGCTCGTACGCGCAGTCCACGTTCGCGAACCTCCGCAGCAGCTCCAGCCCCGCGTCGCCCAGCTTCTCCGTCACAAGCACCGTCggccttcccgccgccgcctccgccgcgaccCCACGGGCGGAGGGCGCAGCAGCGGGGACCCTGCAGGCGAGGaagaggcggccgcggcggcggagcggggaggcgcggcggtgtGGGGCCAGGGCTCCCGCGTGGTCGTGAGCCGCGTCGGCTGCGGCggacgtggacggcggcggtgcggcgagtaggtggcagagcggcggcgccaACGCCATGGTGAGCGTGTGATATCGGGATTCGGGGTTTGATTGTATATCGGAATCCGTACTCCGTTGCGGGGGAGGTGTCGCCTAGTTTGTGGACGACGACGGATTTGATAGAGGCGCATGTGGAGAGACGGATTATCCTCGTTGATAATACTCGTCGTTTCGAGCAAGGTTATGgtctcaaaaaaaataactttaaccattatttttattgtaatatgtataaaagtgttaacaaatatatgattttattaaattactttCTAAGACTAATATGTAgagacaaatatttttaaaataatttataattaaagattctaaagtttgatctCGCTTTTGTCTAAGACGATAAGTATTATTAGtctggagggagtagtaaaaagaaatagttaaaattgaATTAGTACGATGTTTTAAAGccattattttatatacatttttttaaaaaaacatactttAACAATTTAATAAGTATATATGCGTAAAAAAGATTGAGTAGAAATTGAGAAGATATAGTATAAAACACAATCTTAACAACAATTTAAGTACTCAGTCCGTTTAAAAACAAAGGACAAACAGATCTATTTTGTCAATGGACTATTACCGATGAAATGACaacagaaaaatattttttggctCGCTCGCAGGCGGCCCAATCTGTCTTAAAATAGAATTATTTAGAGGCTAAAAATTCTCATGCgactcaacaaaaaaaaaaaaaagcatacgtGTATGTTACTTAGAGCTGGATACCACTCTTGTAGACAGAGCCGGCCGTAAAGCTTTCGGGAATGACATCGTCGACGACGCGGTACCCGCCATTCTTGACGAGGAAGCGGACGGAGAAGGGGCCCTTGAGTGGCGAGCCGCTTTTGATCGTCCAGGTGTTAGACGATGATTCCTTCAGCGCCGTCCAGTCGCTGGCACCCTTCTCCTTGATCTCCACCTCAGAGATGGCGATGTTGGTGATGAGTTCCAGGCTAGTTGCGCTAGAGCCCTCATTGACCTTGAAGGTAAGCTCGGTGGCGTATGAGCCAACGACAAACAGTGTCGCCACTGCTGCGGCAAGCAGGAAGGAGGATAAGGAGGCCATTGGCAAGGTAGCTGGTTAGCTGGAGTAatcttgcttgtttcttgatAATAGAGGGATGGATCAATGAGTTGGGTGTTGCAACAAGATATGTATTTATAGGTGGCGAggataagaaaaacaaatataaacataCGGCGCCCCATAAAGATCGCTAGCTGGTTTATTCATGGCAAACACTTGTACAATGTCTATAAATAGATCCAAACCTGATAGTTCTGCTTGTCTTTCTGTCAGGAAAAAGCGCAGGGCATGCAGACCTCTTAAAAGTCAAATAACATGCATgtggaaaaataattttatgagGCCTTGTCTCAAGCACATTGGTGAGAAACCATATTCACAAGTTGACACGTGTCCTCTCCCTAAATTCATTAATTAACGCATGAATTTAGTTGTAGGTTATCCTATGTGACTTGTTTCGAATATGGTCTATCACCAACATGCATGTGACCAGgttttacaaaattatttttttcatgtattgtcctcatctcttctctttttttaatgagTTACTATAAATTATCTTTTATTTGTATTATTTACTATActtatactaattttttttctatttgcgtaagttgaatttaaatttacaggtttgtgaagtgatatatcacatatcgGTATATCTTATCAGCTTTCTATAACTTTTTAggtgacatgcatgcatgaaacaACGAGTGCACATTATTCCTCTAGTGAAAAAAAACACTTTCTTACAAGTTGGGTACATGGAACGAGTTAATGATCAATCGAATGATAAAAAAGACTTTCCCTAGCTTGAGCCCCTACAAAATGTACAAATGCTCTCAGAATTAAGAGCGAGACTCAGAGAAGGGTTTTAGGCAGTATATATAAACCCGGCCATAATCGCAAATCACAACAAAAGAAGGCGATGTAGTGATGCACCAACCTAAGAGATCAATTATTACCCTTTCCATcctaaaaatatagcaacctaaaacCAGATTAGATATTAATACTATGTTATGTTTAATTTGATCTGAAGTTGCTTCTACCTCCTTTTCATACTacaagttattttgattttttttataagttaaactttttagatttgactaaatttatagaaaaatatagtaatattttcaacacaaaactatcaaaatatgttcaatgttaGACATAATGATCAGTGTTAtaagtattattatatttttctataaacttggtcaaacttttaagaagtttgacttaaaaaaatcaaaatgacttataatataaaacggagtgagtatattTCAAGACGGATGTAGTAGTACCCTCGCAATTTTGTCAATTTTCTAAATACTACATGAGCTAAGCATTTTCTATATTTCCATATTAAACTTCGTTCTTGCATGCCAACGATGGGAGCATGTCTAGTCAAACAGAGTCTGGCGCGGTGACACCATGGTGCTAAGGGTGTTATTGGCTAACCTGCGAAGGaccaaaataaatcatttattCTAACGTTTATTTTAACTTATAAGTCGATTCGCGAGTTAATCACTTACACCCTAACCTGACGCCGTCGGGGATGCACCCTGGCGAGCGATCGACAGTTGGCCGTCTCTCCAACCCTCCAAGTGGCCGGTCCCCTATCATCGTCAAGGCCACACCGACGCGCATCCCGTCCCCTTTGCAGCTGCATTCCAAGTTGCCAACCAACCGCGGTGTAATGTAACCGGTTACCCAACTAAAAAGCATCCTAACCTAACTGGGCCCCCTCCCCACTTCGGGCCAAATGAACGAACGAGCCACACCAAAAGGCCCAAATGCACAACAAGGCCATGTAAATTTTCACAGGAGAAAAGGGAACACGCCTTGTCAGCATTTTTCTCCCTGACACACACACATgtgttagggtgtgtttaattcacgtcaaaagaagtttaattgaaattaaaacgatgtgacagaaaaattaaaagtttacctacgtagaaaagttttgatgtgataaaaaaattaaaagtttgaagaaaaaagtttggaactaaactcgtcCGTGTTCGCGTAATAATCGTCGTGTGTACCGTACGTATCTGATGAGACACACACAGAGCAGAAGAAGATTAgccgatcttttttttttaaatctgatGATGTTATTTTGTGCTCCGCAACGAATTCGGATCCAGCAACTGTCCCCGGCGTACGTGATCCTGCAAGAAACCACCATGTTTGGCAAAGCAAAGCACCGGTTAGGAGTTAGGACAGCGTGCGTCAGAGGCTCAGAGCAACCTGAATCATCTGTGTAACAACGGTCCAAACTAACCAAGCCTAACTGATAACGAGATGTTGAGAAACCCCTGCAACTGTACATTATATACGTCGGTTGTCCTAACCAACCAAAAgcaatgtcaaaattttaaattttcaaacttaattttaaagttgattttaagatattttttacATAGTTTCTATTTTAGCGTTGGCTTTTAAGTTAGCAGGactatatatacaaaagttttacttataaattattttttattttctaataagccattctgactagggatggcaatttgaCCCATTTACTCGTTTACCCATTGGTAAAACCCTAATAGAGTTGGATTTGCTCTTCATTTAGCACCTATGGGTTTTTTATTGGGTCAAAACTTGTACCCAACGGGCAAATGGGCATAGACATGAGTAGTCACTATCCATGCCCGCTTCGCCCGTTTACCTGCGAAAactaactgacatgtgggcc from Oryza glaberrima chromosome 6, OglaRS2, whole genome shotgun sequence includes these protein-coding regions:
- the LOC127777579 gene encoding pollen allergen Lol p 2-A-like; translation: MASLSSFLLAAAVATLFVVGSYATELTFKVNEGSSATSLELITNIAISEVEIKEKGASDWTALKESSSNTWTIKSGSPLKGPFSVRFLVKNGGYRVVDDVIPESFTAGSVYKSGIQL